GCTGGTTTTATGTGTTTTCTATGCAGAGGTGGACatttcaggttcagaaagtaaaagtcatcACCAAGATTTTGATTTAAATTTTACCTGGTGTGCATTatttagaaaatccagcaagcttgagtaaaatcctgggaatgagttttactttctgaacctggaatgtccacctctgtttCTAGGCAACTAACATTCCGAAAGATCCAGTTCGTTACGAACACACACTCTTGTGCGATGTGCTGTCTGGCCATGTGGGACGCGGAACACACGCCAGACTGCTGAAACGTCGCAGCTTGGTGAGGACGACAGTGACGGGGTCCCGTGTGGCCGCGCCCTTGTGCGCAGACACGGAGAACACCCtcatggtagtgtgtgtgaggagcgaGCCCAGCTCCCGGGCCCTGCTCCGACACGCCAGCGTGTTGAGCAACTCCTGGCGGAAGCGCCGGCTCACCACGCAGTACAGCAGGAAGTTGGTTCCTGAGTTCAGGTTGTGCAGCATGTTGGCGACGTCGCTCACCACATTGATCGGGATGGTGTAGTCGTTGCGGTCGAAGGTTCCGTGGTTGTAGGTGGTGCGCAGGATGCAGTAGGTGACGTAGCGCGGCAGGGTGAGCACCACGAACGCAGCCGAAACGGTGGCGAGCAGCAGCAGCGTGCGTCGCACGGTGCCACGCGTGCTCACGTGCGCCTGCATCGTCCGCCGGTCCTCCCTAGTGAAGAGACGGGCGGTGGAGAGCAGGTGGTGCGCGATCAGGCCGTTGAAGAGGATGACGAGCAGGATGGGAACCCCGCTGGAGAGGAAGGAGATCACCCAGACGACCACGGTGGAGTAGAGCGCATCACGGTACAGACACTGCGTCTCCACCTGCCCAGACACCGCCTCCACCTGCCCAGCCTGTGTCGTGTTCACCTGCAAGGGTGGAGGACCAGGTGGGAAAAGGTACTATTGTTAAAAGAAGAGCAAATATTAAAAAGTGTAAACTCGCGTTTTAGATGCTGGGGCATCTCACCTGGATGACCTCATAGATCCAACAGGCAGGGACGGACGCCACATGCGAGAGCAGCACGATGGCGGTGCAGGTGAGCAGCGCATGGCGGGCCTGTAGGGGGCGCTCACGCCCGGCCATGGCCCGCAGCACCAGGAAGCGCTCCACGGTGAAGGCGGCCACCAGCCAGGCGGAGCCGAAGAAACTGGCGTACTGCAGGAAGCTGCTGAGGCCGCACCAGGGCTGCGTGTCCCAGAGGGGCTCCGCCTGCAGGAAGGTGAGGCTGAGCTCCAgcagcaccacccacaccagGTACCAGGTGTCCGTCAGCGCCAGGAAGCTCAGGTACACCCTCGCCGAGGCGGACATGCCACACTTCCGGCAGCAAATCATGTAGAAGGTGAAGAGGTTGGCTGGACGGGCCggaagcagagagaaagagaacggACAGGGCCCGGTTGGTCTCGGTGATGAACACCAGCCTTGGCCAGCAGGTGGCGCTATGCTATCCTTCTTGCAGGCATCCTGATTGACTCTTGAACATTTGGTACCACTGGGGTCCAAACCCTGAGATGGACCCCAActtaacacacactcagatgcacagacatgcgcgcacacacacacggtttggTGGAtgatgtatatataatatataataatgtatattatattgtataaaatgtatgtattatgctATCCTTCTAGCAGGCATGTATAcgctcaccggccactttattaggtacaccttgctagtaccgggttggacccccttttgctttCAGAACAGCTTTTAAACAGCCAtaaattcaacaaggtactggaaatattcctcagagagtctggtctatattgacatgatagcatcacgcagttgctgcagatttgccagctgcacatccatgatgcgaatcttccgttccaccacatcacaaagaaaccagtctgagatgattcgcaaTTTATGACATGGGGCGTTAGTAGCCATCAGCAGCCATCAtgactgtggtcataaagggatggacatggtcagcaacaatactcagggaGGCTATGGCATTGACAAGATGCTCAATTGGTCCTAATGGGCCCAaaatgtgccaggaaaatattccCCACAtttcaccacaaccaccacatttggttgacaccaaattctgaccctaccatccgaatggtaccagcagaaatcgagactcatcagaccaggcaacgtttttccaatcttctattgtccaatgtggtcttctgctgctgtagcctaTCCGCCTCAAAGTTCaacatgttgtgtgttcagagatgctcttctgcatgcctcggttgtaacgactagTTATTGGAGTTACTGTAGTTttttctatcagctcgaacaaGTGTGGCCATTCTCCcgtgacctctggcatcaacaaggcatttgcgcccacagaactgctgctcactggatcttccccattctgatgctcggtttgaactgcagcagatcgtcttggccatgtctacatgcctaaatacaTTGAGTGTCTGCCCTGTGATTGACTGATTCGActtttgcattaatgagcagttggacaggtgtgccTTGTAACGCAGTAGGATTCAGTAGCAGAACCCACCAAGGGGATAGTAGTGACAGACGGGAACCCAAGTGTCGGCtcacactaaataaataaaataataaagattGCTGAATAGCGAGAACGGCAGAAGAACACTGAGGGAGACGgtgaaaagaaacaaacagaaaatacgCAGAAAACTCATTGCGTGAACCAAAATTCAACCATAGAAACAAATACTAAACGCAAACACAAAAGACGCGGAATATGGGAACGTAAAACCAATAAACACatgacgccaggggaagtaactggctggctggcaaacgccgcaatgaacagaaaacaaaatgaaaactaGATAGAGAAATAATAGCGGACGAAACTTGAGGGAGGCCAGGAAGCGGCGCAGGACTAAAGCACTCGAATAAGCAAATGCTCAGAGCGAGAGACAAATGTGATGAGACACCAAGTAGACAACATGAGAACAGAGAGAACTGGCTGACAACCAAACAATATGGAGGCCAAATAACTCAGCTGTAAGTTGCCACAGCTATCCTCCTAAAGTAGCAAAGAAGACAGCTGTGGCtcatcactgctgattatgGGAGCGCCTCCCTGTGGCGGCAGGAGGAAGCACactggagccagccctgacatagCTAATAAAGTGGTCGGTGAGTGTATATCATATGTAGGCCTATATGatatacatattataatatacatatgtatgtatatcaTGAACATACAATGAGTATTACATTACTCTTTAGTGTCTGCTTTATTTTTTAGCACAAATAACAAACCTCAAAAAAGTCACATTTGTGTTGCAAGGgctaaattatttattaattacatcgAAGTATTAATACAATTAATTGAATAATTatagtaaaaatgtttttattcaccCCTAATCTCTTGCCTGTCCTCATATCTCCCCTTTTGCTGGATATTAGTAGTCACACACCTGGAATACCCACAATGCACAGCAATGGGTAGTACACTTTCTGAACATCCACAAAGATCATCGATCCATCCATCTGCTCTGGGTCAACAGATGTCCAACGCTAGTGCTGCAATAAAGCCATTATGGAAGGACTCTTtagatgcgcacacacacacacacacacacacacacacacacacacacacacacacacacacatcccatcaATCTTTGGTTCATTGAAATGACAGAGTCACTCTTAAATGCAGCTGCTGATCAGACGTGCATGGTTTAGATGAGAAAGGTAAATGTCTATGGTGGGATTTGCTTCCACTTGCTTTCATATTATTAGACTTTCTCTTTCAGTATCTGAACTTTGGACCTTTGAAGGAGCAACTTGATCTGCTCTGGGCTGCAGGCACATGGTCCCGCCCCCTCACATGGACCACAGGCACATAGCCCCTGCTTTGGGCTGCCATATAGCCCCACTTCCTTAGCTGTTGAACCAGTCATGGTTACCAAGGAAACCATGGAACATCCAGATAACACCTCATCAACCCCAACCCTCCCTGTTTTTCATGTCTCAATCTATTACTGACACGATCAAATCCAGAAAGGCTTAGTAACAAAGAAAACTGTTTTTTTCAGAAGTTTAAACTATACCGAGCCAAACATGCAGACATAGGCAATCCTGAAATACATCTGTTCCGCCACTACAAGTTTCCTCTCCGTGCGGCGTGAGGATGAGGGCATACTGTATTACTGTTCAGGCTCTAAATTAATGAATGGTGGTTAAACCGAGAGAAACTCTAATCATTTCACTTTTCAAGCTTGTAAACAGGTTTTAAATGAGCAGTACAGGTTTATCTGAATCAGGTCAGATTCTGACGGAGAACAGAACCAGAGTGACAGAAACAAAACCCAAATGTACATTCCTATCAAACACCAGCAGGCTACATTCATCTGTCATTGTGTTAAAGAATAATTCACTGCAAATAAAGttataaaaatgttataccaaTAACCAGCAAGTTTATAAGTCTGAGGTGTACTCACTCTGATGGAGATTATAAGTCTTGAGGTGTACTCACTGGTGGGGGGAAACCATTTGATTACAGAACAATCAGACCAAACGCAAAGGCTCAAAACTTACCTCGAGcatttacacatacacatgtacacgcacacacatttacacacctactcacacacacctccactcaccccCATGCAGGTGGGCCTGGAGATTAGCGCATGAGCGCACAGCAGATTAGCGGAACGGAGAGAAGAGCCTCGTGAATGACAGGAAATGGTTTTCTGCATTATTGATCGAGTGATAAGAGGTGTCACACAAAATTGATTTGCtaaaaaggaagagagaggttcCTTGGTAATGGCATAAAAGGAAAATGGGTTTTTACTGTTATGGAAATGGTACTGAGATTGACAAACTAATATTGCATAACTTGGAGCTCAGAGCTTTAAAGACGGTGGAGATGGTTGTGGGTGTTAGTGACTCCTGGAGTGATGCTGATGGTGCACTTCTACATCATCGACTCCGtcctcacctcctccatcaccattCGGTGCACTGCGGCTACACTCTGATGGGACGGTGACTGGCTACGACCTCCCGAACCCTCCAGCCCCTGCGTCCCTTCACTGAGGTGAGCAGGCAAGATCACCACGGCGCCTTCATAACCTGGACATCTCCAACACGCTCCCCTCCAGCAAGAGGCCGAGGTCCGTATGGACCAAAGCCTCGCACCACCTCGGCCTGCCCAATCACAGCCAGCTTCATTCACAAGCTCCGCCTCCCTCACTGGGACTCACAGCCCTGGGACTATATGGCACACCACGTATGTCTAATCTCTTATAAAGAGGACATTATCCTGTGAGCTCTTCGGTCTATATACACACCTATTTTATATACTGtattctcttttctttttctattCTCACAGCAATTGTGCCAAGTCAAATTcctaaatgtgaaaatgtaTTTGGCCAATAAACAATTCTGATTGAGCTCCTGCTTAGTACACATGCTGTTTACTGGCCTCTGGCTCCCTCTAGTGGCTATGAGTAACAGACATTCAGGACAGCTACTTCAAAATTACACATACAAGGacactgaacacaaacacagcccTTGTTGAAGGTC
The window above is part of the Brachyhypopomus gauderio isolate BG-103 chromosome 9, BGAUD_0.2, whole genome shotgun sequence genome. Proteins encoded here:
- the LOC143523657 gene encoding putative G-protein coupled receptor 139 is translated as MDGSMIFVDVQKVYYPLLCIVGIPANLFTFYMICCRKCGMSASARVYLSFLALTDTWYLVWVVLLELSLTFLQAEPLWDTQPWCGLSSFLQYASFFGSAWLVAAFTVERFLVLRAMAGRERPLQARHALLTCTAIVLLSHVASVPACWIYEVIQVNTTQAGQVEAVSGQVETQCLYRDALYSTVVVWVISFLSSGVPILLVILFNGLIAHHLLSTARLFTREDRRTMQAHVSTRGTVRRTLLLLATVSAAFVVLTLPRYVTYCILRTTYNHGTFDRNDYTIPINVVSDVANMLHNLNSGTNFLLYCVVSRRFRQELLNTLACRSRARELGSLLTHTTMRVFSVSAHKGAATRDPVTVVLTKLRRFSSLACVPRPTWPDSTSHKSVCS